In Aureibaculum algae, the following are encoded in one genomic region:
- a CDS encoding class I SAM-dependent methyltransferase, whose amino-acid sequence MSFFKYILNTIPRPFLIKASYWVSPVFALYLKGSKYTDPIDGKRFRKFLPYGYGTQRPNVLSPSTLSLERHRLLWLYLQNETNFFEDSKPKKVLHMAPEQCFLKRFRKLKHIELITADLYSPIVDVKADICDLPFEDNSFDMIFCNHVLEHIIDDKKAMQELYRVLKPGGMGIFQIPQDYSRATTYEDFTITSPEERAKHFGQYDHVRVYGSDYFDRLRAVGFKVNEVNYSQKLSEAEMDKYRLMKGEILPVCTK is encoded by the coding sequence GTGTCTTTTTTTAAATACATATTAAATACCATTCCTCGTCCTTTTTTAATAAAAGCAAGTTATTGGGTTAGTCCCGTCTTTGCCCTGTACTTAAAAGGATCAAAATACACGGACCCTATTGACGGTAAGCGTTTTAGAAAATTTCTACCTTATGGTTATGGTACACAACGTCCAAATGTATTATCACCAAGCACATTGTCTTTAGAACGTCACAGATTACTATGGTTATACTTACAAAATGAGACGAACTTTTTTGAGGATTCAAAACCTAAAAAAGTTTTACATATGGCACCAGAACAGTGCTTTTTAAAAAGATTTAGAAAATTAAAACATATTGAACTCATTACGGCTGACCTCTATTCGCCAATAGTAGACGTTAAAGCTGATATTTGCGACCTTCCCTTTGAAGATAATAGTTTTGACATGATTTTCTGTAACCACGTCTTAGAACATATTATAGACGATAAAAAGGCGATGCAAGAACTTTACAGAGTTTTAAAACCGGGAGGCATGGGAATCTTTCAAATTCCACAAGATTATTCAAGAGCAACAACTTATGAAGATTTTACCATAACTTCACCCGAAGAACGTGCCAAACATTTTGGACAATATGATCATGTGCGTGTTTATGGAAGTGATTATTTTGATCGTTTAAGAGCTGTTGGTTTTAAGGTTAACGAAGTTAATTATTCGCAAAAATTATCTGAAGCTGAAATGGATAAATACAGATTGATGAAAGGTGAAATTTTACCCGTTTGCACTAAATAG
- a CDS encoding GxxExxY protein, giving the protein MTKLLFKEESYKIIGLCMEVHKELGKGFSEIIYGDSLEIEFKKNNINYSREKRFKIVYKGVTLPHYYIADFIIDDKIIVEIKAIESLTGSHLKQTLNYLAATKINLGLLVNFGEDSLNYKRVIL; this is encoded by the coding sequence ATGACCAAACTATTATTTAAAGAAGAATCTTATAAAATAATAGGTCTATGTATGGAAGTTCATAAGGAGTTAGGTAAAGGGTTTAGTGAAATTATTTATGGTGATTCGTTGGAAATTGAATTCAAGAAAAATAACATTAACTATTCTAGAGAAAAAAGATTTAAAATTGTTTATAAAGGTGTCACATTACCTCATTACTACATTGCTGATTTTATAATTGATGATAAGATTATTGTTGAAATAAAAGCAATTGAAAGTTTAACAGGTAGTCATCTAAAACAAACATTGAACTATTTAGCAGCTACAAAAATTAATCTTGGATTATTAGTTAATTTTGGAGAAGATAGTTTAAACTATAAAAGAGTTATACTTTAA
- the map gene encoding type I methionyl aminopeptidase, giving the protein MIKIKTREEIELMRESALIVSKTLGMLAKEVKPGVSTLQLDKLAEEFIRDHGAIPGFLGLYDFPNTLCMSPNAQVVHGFPTKEPLKEGDIISIDCGALKNEFYGDHAYTFEVGEVDEATKKLLKVTKESLYIGIREFKAGNRVGDVGFAIQEYCENHGYGIVRELVGHGLGKKMHEGPEMPNYGKRGRGKKFKEGMTVAIEPMVNMGTHKIKQLKDGWTILTQDGQPSAHFEHDVAIVDGKPELLSTFKYVYEALGIKSNEEDEFRHEFH; this is encoded by the coding sequence ATGATTAAAATAAAAACTAGAGAAGAAATTGAATTGATGCGAGAAAGTGCATTAATCGTTTCTAAAACACTAGGCATGTTAGCCAAAGAAGTTAAGCCAGGTGTTTCAACATTACAATTAGATAAACTAGCTGAAGAATTTATTAGAGACCATGGTGCTATACCCGGGTTTTTAGGCCTATATGATTTTCCAAACACGTTATGTATGAGTCCTAACGCACAGGTTGTTCATGGATTTCCAACAAAAGAACCTTTGAAAGAAGGTGATATTATCTCTATAGATTGCGGTGCCTTAAAAAATGAATTTTATGGTGACCATGCCTATACTTTTGAAGTTGGTGAAGTTGATGAGGCTACCAAAAAACTCTTAAAGGTTACAAAAGAAAGTTTATACATCGGTATTCGTGAATTTAAAGCGGGTAATCGTGTTGGCGATGTTGGTTTTGCCATACAAGAATATTGTGAAAACCACGGCTACGGTATTGTACGTGAACTCGTTGGTCATGGACTTGGTAAAAAAATGCATGAAGGCCCTGAAATGCCAAACTATGGTAAACGTGGTAGAGGAAAGAAATTTAAAGAAGGTATGACCGTTGCCATTGAACCAATGGTCAATATGGGTACACATAAAATTAAACAGCTAAAAGATGGTTGGACAATTCTAACACAAGATGGTCAACCTTCAGCTCATTTTGAGCATGATGTTGCTATCGTTGATGGCAAACCTGAGCTTCTTTCTACTTTTAAATATGTTTACGAGGCTTTAGGAATTAAAAGTAATGAAGAGGATGAATTTAGACACGAATTCCACTAA
- a CDS encoding BT0820 family HAD-type phosphatase, with protein sequence MIPKDPLIIAIDFDGTIVEDAYPKVGSPKIFAFETLKELQKDGHRLILWTYRHGERLQEAVDFCEENGIHFYSVNKNYPEEKFQGKVSRKINADLFIDDRNIGGMLGWGEIYKIIKNNPNAEVPKKKKKSFWKF encoded by the coding sequence ATGATTCCAAAGGACCCTTTAATAATTGCTATTGATTTTGATGGTACCATAGTAGAAGACGCGTATCCTAAAGTTGGCTCACCTAAAATATTTGCCTTTGAAACTTTAAAAGAATTACAAAAAGATGGACATAGATTAATACTATGGACCTACAGACATGGGGAACGTTTGCAAGAAGCCGTTGATTTTTGTGAAGAAAATGGTATCCATTTTTATTCTGTAAATAAAAACTACCCCGAAGAAAAATTTCAAGGAAAAGTAAGTAGAAAAATCAATGCTGATTTATTTATTGACGATAGAAATATTGGTGGTATGCTTGGCTGGGGTGAAATCTACAAGATCATAAAAAACAATCCTAACGCGGAAGTACCAAAAAAGAAGAAAAAGAGTTTTTGGAAATTTTAA
- a CDS encoding thioredoxin family protein — protein MKKIIFVITCMFFINGYTVAQQKTTINKPNYLEGITSQNAFKEAPYASWFNRNYDNYKLDEATVKEVKKHIKGITIKAFMGTWCGDSRREVPHFYKLLEEIGFDESDLEMIAVNRGKKTADNLQEGLNIIRVPTFIFYKKGKEIGRFVEYPKEILEKDILKILKEEPYKHAYDRS, from the coding sequence ATGAAGAAAATAATTTTTGTGATTACCTGTATGTTTTTTATTAATGGATACACTGTTGCACAACAAAAAACGACCATTAATAAGCCAAACTATTTAGAGGGTATTACCTCACAAAATGCATTTAAAGAAGCTCCTTATGCCTCATGGTTCAATCGTAATTATGATAATTACAAACTTGATGAAGCTACTGTAAAAGAAGTTAAAAAACATATTAAAGGTATTACGATAAAAGCTTTTATGGGTACTTGGTGTGGTGATAGTAGACGTGAGGTTCCTCATTTTTATAAATTATTAGAAGAAATAGGTTTCGATGAAAGCGATCTAGAAATGATTGCTGTAAACAGAGGAAAAAAAACGGCTGATAACTTACAAGAAGGCTTAAATATAATTAGAGTGCCTACTTTTATTTTTTATAAAAAGGGTAAAGAAATTGGCAGATTTGTAGAATATCCTAAAGAAATTTTAGAAAAAGATATATTAAAAATCCTTAAAGAAGAGCCGTATAAGCATGCATATGACAGAAGTTAA
- the gpmI gene encoding 2,3-bisphosphoglycerate-independent phosphoglycerate mutase, with translation MNKKVILIILDGWGITQNPKVSAIAQAKTPFIDSLFKKYPNASLRTDGLHVGLPEGQMGNSEVGHMNLGAGRIVYQDLVKINKAVEDGSIAQQAELQKAFSYAKEKNKNVHFVGLVSDGGVHSHINHVKGLVTGANNFGLRSYVHAFTDGRDVDPHSGKEFIAELNNHLAQNNGQLASVIGRYYAMDRDKRWERVKLTYDAMVKGIGTKSHNAIESIQENYDNGVTDEFIKPIVMVNDKDQPISTIKDDDVVIFFNFRTDRGRQITEALSQKDFPEYDMKKLNLYYVTMTNYDEKFKNVHVIYNKDNLINTLGEVLEKNNKKQIRIAETEKYPHVTFFFSGGREDEFVGEKRLMCPSPKVATYDLQPEMSAKDITAAIIPELDKKEADFICLNFANTDMVGHTGVLSAAIKAAETVDKCTEEIIESVLKNDYTAIIIADHGNSETMINEDGSPNTAHTTNPVPIIIVDKEIKSVKSGILADIAPTVLKLIGVDKPEVMDRESLI, from the coding sequence ATGAATAAGAAAGTTATTTTAATAATCCTAGATGGATGGGGTATTACACAAAACCCAAAAGTATCAGCAATTGCACAAGCTAAAACTCCTTTTATAGATTCTCTATTTAAGAAATATCCTAATGCCAGTTTAAGAACTGATGGGCTGCATGTCGGCTTGCCAGAAGGTCAAATGGGAAACAGTGAAGTCGGTCATATGAATTTAGGTGCCGGACGCATTGTTTATCAAGATTTAGTAAAAATAAACAAAGCGGTAGAAGATGGAAGTATTGCCCAGCAAGCAGAACTTCAAAAAGCGTTTTCATATGCAAAAGAAAAAAATAAAAATGTCCATTTTGTAGGTTTAGTTTCTGATGGTGGCGTACACTCACATATCAATCATGTAAAAGGATTAGTAACTGGAGCCAATAATTTTGGTTTACGTTCATATGTTCATGCATTTACAGATGGTAGAGATGTTGATCCACATTCTGGTAAAGAATTTATTGCCGAATTAAATAATCATCTAGCACAAAACAATGGTCAACTGGCTTCAGTTATTGGTAGATATTATGCAATGGATAGAGATAAACGTTGGGAGCGTGTTAAATTAACTTATGATGCCATGGTTAAGGGCATTGGTACAAAATCACACAATGCTATTGAATCTATTCAAGAAAACTATGACAATGGTGTAACTGATGAATTTATCAAACCGATAGTTATGGTTAATGATAAAGATCAGCCAATATCTACTATTAAAGATGATGATGTTGTTATCTTTTTTAATTTTAGAACAGACAGAGGTAGACAAATTACGGAAGCTTTATCTCAAAAAGATTTTCCGGAATATGACATGAAGAAACTTAATCTGTATTATGTTACCATGACTAATTATGATGAAAAGTTCAAAAATGTTCATGTCATTTATAACAAAGACAATTTAATCAATACCTTAGGAGAGGTATTAGAAAAAAACAATAAAAAGCAAATTAGAATAGCAGAGACAGAAAAATATCCTCATGTAACATTTTTCTTTTCAGGTGGTAGAGAAGATGAGTTTGTTGGTGAAAAAAGATTAATGTGTCCATCTCCAAAAGTGGCTACGTACGATTTACAACCAGAAATGAGTGCAAAAGATATCACTGCCGCTATTATTCCTGAATTAGATAAGAAAGAGGCTGATTTTATCTGTTTAAACTTTGCCAATACAGATATGGTTGGTCATACTGGTGTTTTATCTGCTGCTATAAAAGCTGCTGAAACAGTTGACAAATGCACTGAAGAAATTATTGAAAGTGTATTAAAAAACGACTATACTGCTATTATAATTGCAGATCATGGTAATAGTGAAACTATGATTAACGAAGACGGTTCTCCAAATACAGCACACACTACCAACCCGGTTCCAATCATTATTGTTGATAAAGAAATCAAATCAGTTAAGAGTGGTATTTTAGCAGACATTGCCCCAACTGTTTTAAAATTAATAGGTGTTGATAAACCTGAGGTAATGGATAGAGAATCATTAATTTAA
- a CDS encoding ankyrin repeat domain-containing protein gives MKNLILLSALVFGLAVHANPVNDTIKNVKMDNNISNMERSSMNLNIVYSTNVNAFCKLITTGNYDAVKSMIVAGVDINKKSVGMTPLMYAARYNNVNIVKLLIANGANLKVKSDKGYTALKYAKISKAHDTYKIIEDALKAKKKAKRKRK, from the coding sequence ATGAAAAATTTAATTTTATTATCAGCACTCGTTTTCGGATTAGCAGTTCATGCAAACCCAGTAAATGACACCATTAAAAATGTTAAAATGGATAATAACATTTCTAATATGGAAAGAAGTAGTATGAATCTCAATATCGTGTATAGCACCAATGTCAATGCTTTTTGTAAATTAATAACTACAGGAAACTATGATGCTGTTAAAAGTATGATTGTTGCAGGTGTAGATATTAATAAAAAATCAGTTGGAATGACACCCTTAATGTACGCGGCTAGATATAATAATGTGAATATTGTGAAGCTGTTAATTGCTAATGGAGCTAATTTGAAAGTAAAATCAGACAAGGGGTATACAGCTTTAAAATATGCTAAAATATCAAAAGCACATGATACTTATAAAATTATAGAGGATGCTTTAAAAGCTAAGAAAAAAGCAAAAAGAAAAAGAAAGTAG
- a CDS encoding M48 family metallopeptidase: MRGRGGLKIRLLIGAGIILFSLFKYYSNRDTNPYTGKKQSIAITTEEEIAIGLKSAPQMAEQHGGLYPSQKDQNIVDKVGNALVNNSIAKETPYQYDFHLLRDPNTINAFALPGGQIFITYALYSQLQNEDQLAGVLGHEIGHVVGRHSAERIAKQGLTQGIISGVLVGGGDGTGQMAAMIGNVINMKYGRGDELESDELGVKFMLDAGYQPEEMMGVMEILKAAAGPNRTPEMQSTHPDPENRIEKIKEAIEKYRK, encoded by the coding sequence ATGAGAGGAAGAGGTGGACTCAAAATCAGATTATTAATTGGTGCTGGTATCATATTATTTTCATTATTTAAATATTACTCGAATAGAGATACAAACCCTTATACAGGTAAAAAACAAAGTATTGCTATAACCACAGAAGAAGAAATTGCTATTGGTTTAAAAAGTGCTCCACAAATGGCGGAACAACATGGTGGTTTATACCCAAGTCAAAAAGATCAGAACATTGTAGATAAAGTTGGCAATGCATTAGTTAACAATAGTATAGCAAAAGAAACACCGTATCAATATGATTTTCATTTATTAAGAGACCCTAATACAATCAATGCTTTTGCTTTGCCCGGCGGACAAATATTTATCACTTATGCCTTGTATTCACAATTGCAGAATGAAGACCAATTGGCTGGTGTTTTAGGACATGAAATAGGACATGTAGTAGGTAGGCATTCAGCGGAACGAATTGCAAAACAAGGCCTTACACAAGGAATTATTTCTGGTGTTTTAGTGGGTGGTGGTGATGGAACTGGACAAATGGCAGCAATGATTGGAAACGTTATTAATATGAAATATGGACGTGGTGATGAATTAGAAAGTGATGAGTTAGGTGTCAAATTTATGCTGGATGCCGGTTACCAACCTGAAGAAATGATGGGAGTAATGGAAATATTAAAAGCGGCAGCAGGCCCAAATAGGACTCCTGAAATGCAAAGTACACACCCAGATCCAGAAAATAGAATCGAGAAAATTAAAGAGGCGATAGAAAAATATAGGAAATAG
- a CDS encoding aromatic amino acid hydroxylase, with protein MNFKSNKIISRLPKHLQSFVIRQPYNEYTSQNQAVWRYVMRKNIDYLSKVAHESYIPGLKKAGISVNSIPKMQGMNRILKDLGWAAVSVDGFIPPNAFMEFQAYNTLVIAADIRTVDHIEYTPAPDIIHEAAGHAPIIANPEYAEYLRRFGEIGSKAISSAKDFELYEAIRHLSIIKEDPNTSEKEIAKADKQVAEVVDSMTELSEMAKIRNLHWWTVEYGLIGSLENSKIYGAGLLSSIGESQWCMSDKVKKVPYSIEAADTDFDITKPQPQLFVTPDFAHLSMVLEEYANKMALRKGGLKGLNKLIDSKILGTIELSTGIQISGNFEDVIVDENNNPVYFKTNGGTALAYKNKELIGHSKAYHTDGFSSAIGKLKGINIAIEDMSPTDLEAYGIYEGKIVNLKFEGNITVTGEIITGKRNLKGKIILISFKNCTVKHKEKVLFHPNWGIFDMAVGKEVVSAYSGVADPENFGLIYDVPKEKTHKIKYSEKDKKLHGLYDEVRKIREKGRINYIRLEEIFILLKLEFPNDWLLPLEMTELVYNENSQFKRNMINYLESLAENTEIAHLINGGIELLEKEMKRVI; from the coding sequence ATGAACTTTAAGTCAAACAAAATTATTTCAAGGTTACCCAAGCACTTGCAATCATTTGTAATACGTCAACCTTACAATGAATATACAAGTCAAAATCAAGCAGTTTGGCGATATGTAATGCGAAAAAACATTGATTATTTATCAAAAGTTGCACATGAATCTTATATTCCTGGCTTGAAGAAAGCAGGAATATCTGTCAATTCTATTCCTAAAATGCAAGGGATGAATCGGATCTTAAAAGACTTGGGATGGGCGGCAGTATCGGTAGATGGTTTTATACCTCCAAATGCTTTTATGGAGTTTCAAGCGTACAACACGTTAGTGATTGCTGCCGATATCAGAACTGTTGATCACATAGAATATACACCTGCTCCAGATATTATTCATGAAGCGGCGGGTCATGCTCCTATTATTGCGAATCCAGAATATGCAGAATATTTAAGACGTTTTGGAGAAATTGGAAGTAAGGCTATTTCATCGGCTAAAGATTTTGAATTATATGAAGCTATTAGGCATTTATCAATTATAAAAGAAGACCCGAATACTAGTGAAAAAGAGATTGCGAAGGCAGATAAACAAGTTGCTGAAGTTGTTGATAGCATGACGGAGTTGAGTGAAATGGCAAAAATTAGAAACCTACATTGGTGGACTGTTGAATATGGACTGATAGGCTCATTAGAAAATTCTAAAATTTATGGTGCAGGGTTGTTATCTTCTATTGGCGAAAGTCAATGGTGTATGAGTGACAAAGTAAAAAAAGTACCGTATTCAATAGAAGCAGCTGATACTGATTTTGATATCACAAAACCGCAGCCTCAGTTATTTGTAACTCCAGACTTTGCTCATTTAAGTATGGTGTTAGAAGAATATGCTAATAAAATGGCATTACGAAAAGGAGGGTTAAAAGGACTGAATAAGTTGATAGATTCTAAAATTTTAGGAACGATTGAGTTAAGTACAGGTATACAAATTTCAGGTAATTTTGAGGATGTAATAGTTGATGAAAATAATAATCCCGTTTATTTTAAAACAAATGGAGGTACGGCATTAGCGTATAAAAATAAAGAATTGATTGGGCACAGTAAGGCCTATCATACCGATGGCTTTAGTTCTGCTATTGGTAAATTAAAAGGTATAAATATTGCCATTGAAGATATGTCGCCTACAGATTTAGAGGCGTACGGTATATATGAAGGTAAAATAGTAAATCTTAAGTTTGAAGGTAATATTACGGTAACAGGTGAAATTATAACAGGTAAAAGAAACCTGAAAGGTAAAATAATTCTTATTTCATTCAAAAACTGTACTGTTAAACATAAAGAAAAAGTGTTATTTCATCCTAACTGGGGTATTTTTGATATGGCAGTTGGTAAAGAAGTTGTTTCTGCATATTCTGGTGTTGCAGATCCTGAAAATTTTGGTTTGATTTATGACGTGCCTAAAGAAAAGACACATAAAATTAAATATTCTGAGAAAGATAAAAAACTTCATGGTTTATACGATGAAGTACGTAAAATTAGAGAGAAAGGAAGAATTAACTATATTCGGTTAGAAGAAATTTTTATTTTGTTAAAGTTAGAATTTCCTAATGATTGGTTGTTGCCTTTAGAAATGACCGAATTGGTTTATAATGAAAATTCTCAATTTAAAAGAAACATGATTAATTATTTAGAATCCTTGGCGGAAAATACTGAGATAGCTCATTTAATTAATGGCGGAATTGAATTGTTGGAAAAGGAAATGAAGAGGGTGATATGA
- a CDS encoding DUF4230 domain-containing protein codes for MKKVLLGIIITLLFVFIFRYCENKKDDQSILYENSMLIQEQIKNVGKLIVTEGHFSEVFNYKNSKALFTEYITADKKALVVVNADVTISYDLSKIEYKIDEATKTLQIISIPKEEISISPDLEYYDIQADYFNPFEAKDYNDIKETIKASLIKKLQKSDLQKNAKTRLLEELTNFYVLTKELGWTLKYEETPITDEKNLFELEL; via the coding sequence ATGAAGAAAGTCCTATTAGGCATAATTATTACCCTGCTTTTTGTTTTCATTTTTCGATATTGCGAAAATAAAAAAGATGATCAATCTATTTTGTATGAAAACTCAATGTTAATACAAGAGCAGATTAAAAATGTGGGTAAACTTATTGTCACTGAAGGCCATTTTAGTGAAGTATTTAACTACAAAAATTCTAAAGCATTATTTACCGAATATATAACTGCAGATAAAAAAGCATTGGTTGTAGTTAATGCCGATGTAACCATTTCTTACGATTTAAGTAAAATTGAATATAAAATTGATGAGGCCACAAAAACGCTACAAATAATCAGTATCCCAAAAGAAGAGATTTCTATTAGTCCCGATTTAGAGTACTATGATATTCAAGCTGATTATTTTAACCCTTTTGAAGCAAAGGATTATAACGACATTAAAGAAACGATAAAAGCCTCACTCATTAAGAAATTACAAAAATCTGATTTGCAAAAAAATGCAAAAACGAGATTATTAGAGGAACTTACGAACTTTTATGTGTTGACCAAAGAATTAGGATGGACTTTGAAATATGAGGAAACTCCAATTACAGATGAAAAGAATCTCTTTGAGCTAGAGCTTTGA
- the pyk gene encoding pyruvate kinase encodes MRNRKKTKIVATLGPACDTYEIIEEMMTVGVNVFRVNFSHADYENVAEKIKMIREINQKLGYNVAVLADLQGPKLRVGVMEEKVKLNKGDQFIFTTDKCEGTKERAYMTYQKFPQDVKPGESILVDDGKLLFKVISTNGKNEVLTEVLRGGKLKSKKGVNLPNTAISQPALTDKDKKDALFAIEMEVDWIALSFVRHAEDLIELRALITEHSDFRIPIMAKIEKPEAVARIGSITPHCDGLMVARGDLGVEVEMEKVPLIQKKLVLQAKKARIPVIIATQMMESMITSQVPTRAEVNDVANSIMDGADAVMLSGETSVGEFPVEVIQKIRSIIENVEDSPLITRSDSFIRSVNERFISKTICYQAAKMADDIGATVITTLTNSGYTAFQISAWRPKTHIMAFSNNRRILAMLNLLWGVKAHFYDEMKSTDDTVDDINEIAVTKGYANKGDYVINITSMPVKAHGMANTMRVSQIE; translated from the coding sequence ATGCGAAATAGAAAAAAAACAAAAATAGTAGCCACCTTAGGACCAGCTTGTGATACATATGAGATCATAGAAGAAATGATGACTGTAGGGGTTAATGTTTTTAGAGTGAATTTTTCTCATGCAGATTATGAAAATGTAGCTGAGAAAATAAAAATGATAAGAGAGATAAATCAGAAATTAGGTTATAATGTAGCCGTTTTAGCTGATTTACAAGGTCCTAAATTACGCGTTGGTGTAATGGAGGAAAAAGTCAAATTAAATAAAGGAGACCAATTTATATTTACTACTGATAAGTGTGAAGGAACTAAAGAAAGAGCCTACATGACCTATCAAAAATTTCCTCAAGATGTAAAACCTGGGGAAAGTATTTTAGTTGATGATGGTAAACTTTTATTTAAAGTTATTAGTACTAATGGTAAAAATGAAGTACTTACTGAAGTTTTACGTGGTGGTAAATTAAAATCTAAAAAGGGTGTTAACTTACCTAATACTGCTATTTCTCAACCTGCACTTACAGATAAAGATAAAAAAGATGCTCTTTTTGCTATTGAAATGGAAGTGGATTGGATCGCACTTTCTTTCGTAAGACATGCAGAAGATTTAATAGAGTTAAGGGCATTAATTACTGAACATTCTGATTTTAGAATTCCTATAATGGCAAAAATAGAAAAGCCAGAAGCCGTTGCCAGAATTGGAAGTATTACACCGCATTGTGATGGTTTAATGGTTGCCAGAGGTGATTTAGGTGTTGAAGTTGAAATGGAAAAAGTTCCGTTAATTCAGAAAAAATTAGTTCTTCAAGCTAAAAAAGCAAGAATTCCTGTAATTATTGCAACTCAAATGATGGAAAGCATGATTACCAGTCAAGTTCCTACAAGAGCTGAGGTAAATGATGTTGCCAATTCAATTATGGATGGTGCAGATGCAGTAATGCTATCTGGTGAAACATCTGTAGGAGAATTTCCTGTTGAAGTAATTCAAAAAATAAGATCGATAATTGAAAATGTAGAAGATTCACCTTTAATTACAAGATCTGACTCTTTTATTAGAAGTGTAAACGAACGTTTTATTTCTAAAACAATATGTTACCAAGCAGCTAAAATGGCTGATGATATAGGAGCTACAGTGATAACAACTTTAACCAATAGTGGTTATACGGCGTTTCAAATTTCTGCATGGAGACCAAAAACTCATATCATGGCTTTTTCTAACAACAGAAGAATATTAGCCATGCTTAATTTATTATGGGGCGTAAAAGCTCACTTCTATGACGAGATGAAAAGCACCGATGACACCGTAGATGACATTAACGAAATAGCAGTAACAAAAGGTTATGCCAATAAAGGAGATTATGTTATAAACATTACCTCTATGCCTGTAAAAGCACACGGTATGGCAAATACTATGAGAGTTAGTCAAATAGAATAA
- a CDS encoding IPExxxVDY family protein has protein sequence MTKVLSLGFEFEHDYTLIAINSTLEDYRLAYLLNREFNIRLNCQPEGLSFKDKNCTFTFFDYECSSSFSSWSLLANKLIYTSVSINANDLFKEESKINYLINEKKEIDYFLKINGETEFDEFQLIKKIKSIKGVITSFNVIPQTLKSKDYLIF, from the coding sequence ATGACTAAAGTACTATCATTAGGATTTGAATTTGAACATGATTACACCTTAATAGCAATTAATAGTACTTTAGAAGATTACAGACTTGCCTATTTACTGAATAGAGAATTTAATATCAGATTGAATTGTCAACCAGAAGGACTTTCATTTAAAGACAAAAACTGTACATTTACTTTTTTCGATTATGAATGTAGTTCTAGTTTCAGTTCATGGTCATTATTAGCCAATAAACTCATTTATACATCGGTGAGTATTAATGCAAATGATTTGTTTAAAGAAGAATCTAAAATAAATTATTTAATTAATGAAAAAAAAGAAATTGATTATTTTCTAAAAATTAATGGAGAAACTGAATTCGATGAATTTCAATTGATCAAAAAAATAAAAAGTATAAAAGGAGTAATAACTTCATTTAATGTTATTCCACAAACCTTAAAATCTAAAGATTATTTAATATTTTAA